In Ovis canadensis isolate MfBH-ARS-UI-01 breed Bighorn chromosome 3, ARS-UI_OviCan_v2, whole genome shotgun sequence, one DNA window encodes the following:
- the BAZ2A gene encoding bromodomain adjacent to zinc finger domain protein 2A isoform X2: protein MEANDHFNFTGLPPAPAASGLKPSPSSGEGLYTNGSPMNFPQQGKSLNGDVNVNGLSTVSHTTTSGILNSAPHSSSTSHLHHPNVAYDCLWNYSQYPSANPGNNLKDPPLLSQFSGGQYPLNGILGGSRQPSSPSHNTNLRAGSQEFWANGTQSPMGLNFDSQELYDSFPDQNFEVMPNGPPSFFTSPQTSPMLGSSIQTFAPSQEVGSGVHPGAAAEKALTSAVTENGAGLVGSLELEEEQPEPSGWCFCGSSTSSRVGVQIISSSCRAAGLERAELKMCGYNGSVPSVESLHQEVSVLVPDPTVSCLDDPSHLPDQLEDTPILSEVSLEPFNALAPEPVSGGLYGIDDTELMGAEDKLPLEDSPVISALDCPSLNNATAFSLLADDSQTSASLFASPTSPPVLGESVLQDNSFDLNNGSDAEQEEMETQASDFPPLTQPAPDQSSTIQLHPATSPAVSPTASSAISLAVSPAASPEISPAISPAAFPVVSPASSAALPPVSSEVSLTASPVTSPKASPAASPAAVFPTVSPADKDISSVPETTADLEDTTVGVPPSGSGDVLRRRIATPEEVRLPLQHGWRREVRIKKGSHRWQGETWYYGPCGKRMKQFPEVIKYLSRNVVHNVRREHFSFSPRMPVGDFFEERDTPEGLQWVQLSAEEIPSRIQAITGKRGRPRNTEKAKTKEVPKVKRGRGRPPKVKITELLNKTDTRLLKKLEAQETLNEEDKAKMCKIKKKIKQKVQRGECQTTNQGQAKNKRKQETKSLKQKETKKKSKAEKEKVKTKQEKLKEKVKREKKEKVKMKEKEEVAKTKPTGKADKVLATQRRLEERQRQQMILEEMKKPTEDMCLTDHQPLPDFSRIPGLILPSGAFSDCLTIVEFLHSFGKVLGFDPAKDVPSLGVLQEGLLCQGDSLGEVQDLLVRLLKAALCDPGLPSYCQSLKILGEKVSEIPLTRDNVSEILRCFLMAYGVEPALCDSLRTQPFQAQPPQQKAAVLAFLVHELNGSTLIINEIDKTLESMSSYRKNKWIVEGRLRRLKTVLAKRTGRPEVELQGPEEGLGRRRSSRIMEETSGMEEEEEEETAAAVHGRRGRRDGEVDITASSIPELERQIEKLSKRQLFFRKKLLHSSQMLRAVSLGQDRYRRRYWVLPYLTGIFVEGTEGSLVPEDVIKQETDSLKVATHSTTSPASFSLKRELAGSSTSASSPARARGRPRKTKPGSMQPRHLKSHSKGQGSEEPQTQLQPETQSHPQLQAHAQPQLQSHPHAHNGFLEPEGSPLSLGQSQHDLSQSAFLSWLSQTQNHGSLLSSSVLTPDSSPGKLDPAPSHAPEEPEPDETEASPDSQAPWFSFSAQMPCNAVPTPPPAVSEDQPTLSPQLPASSKPVSRASAANSYSPGPFSSTPLLGIAHKRRAGDPGETPQSPTGQGQPKRRGRPPSKFFKQMEQRYLTQLTAQPVPPEMRSGWWWIRDPETLDATLKALHPRGIREKALHKHLNKHRDFLQEVCLRPSTDPIFEPSQLPAFEEGIVSWTPKEKTYETDLAVLQWVEELEQRVILSDLQIRGWTCPSPDSTREDLAYCEHLADSQEDITWRGRGKEGLAPQRKTTNPLDLAVMRLAALEQNVERRYLREPLWPAHEVVLEKALLSTPSSAPQCTPAEISYEITPRVRAWRQTLERCRSAAQVCLCLGQLERSIAWEKSVNKVTCLVCRKGDNDEFLLLCDGCDRGCHIYCLRPKMEAVPEGDWFCAVCLAQVEGELTQKSGFPKRGQKRKSSYVLTFPEGDNRRRRLLPRGRESPAVPRYSEEGLSLSKRRRVSMRNHHSDLTFCEIILMEMESHDAAWPFLEPVNPRLVSGYRRIIKNPMDFSTMRERLLRGGYTSSEEFAADALLVFDNCQTFNEDDSEVGKAGHIMRRFFESRWEEFYQGKQANL from the exons ATGGAGGCAAACGACCATTTTAACTTTACTGGCCTTCCCCCTGCACCTGCTGCCTCAGGACTGAAACCCTCTCCCTCCTCAGGGGAGGGGCTCTACACTAACGGGTCTCCCATGAACTTCCCCCAGCAAGGGAAAA GTTTGAATGGGGATGTGAATGTTAATGGCTTATCTACTGTATCTCACACTACTACTTCAGGGATTTTGAACTCTGCTCCCCACTCCTCCAGCACCTCACACCTCCATCACCCCAACGTGGCCTACGACTGTCTCTGGAACTACTCACAGTACCCATCTGCCAATCCTGGCAACAACCTCAAGGACCCACCCCTTCTCTCCCAGTTCTCGGGGGGACAGTACCCACTCAATGGCATCCTTGGGGGCAGCCGGCAACCTTCATCCCCAAGTCACAACACTAACCTTCGGGCTGGGAGCCAAGAGTTCTGGGCCAACGGTACCCAGAGTCCCATGGGGCTTAACTTCGATTCACAGGAACTCTATGATTCCTTTCCCGACCAGAATTTTGAGGTGATGCCCAATGGACCCCCTAGTTTTTTCACCTCCCCACAGACTTCTCCTATGTTGGGGTCCAGCATCCAGACCTTTGCACCCTCCCAGGAGGTGGGCAGTGGTGTCCATCCTGGTGCGGCAGCAGAAAAGGCACTGACTTCCGCTGTGACAGAGAACGGTGCTGGCTTAGTGGGCAGCCTGGAGCTGGAGGAAGAGCAGCCAG AGCCAAGTGGCTGGTGTTTTTGTGGCAGCAGCACCAGCTCGAGAGTGGGAGTGCAAATTATTTCAAGCTCATGCAGAGCTGCTGGCCTGGAGAGGGCAG AACTAAAGATGTGTGGCTACAACGGCTCCGTCCCTTCTGTGGAATCATTACACCAGGAGGTCTCAGTCTTGGTCCCTGATCCCACAGTGAGCTGCTTAGATGATCCTTCGCATCTTCCTGATCAACTGGAAGACACTCCAATCCTCAGTGAAGTCTCTCTTGAGCCCTTCAACGCTCTGGCACCGG AGCCAGTGAGTGGAGGACTCTACGGTATAGATGACACGGAGCTGATGGGTGCAGAGGACAAGCTGCCTCTGGAGGACAGCCCTGTGATATCTGCCCTTGATTGCCCTTCCCTCAATAATGCCACTGCCTTCAGTCTCCTGGCAGATGACAGTCAAACTTCAGCCTCTCTTTTTGCCAGCCCCACCTCTCCACCTGTCCTCGGGGAGTCTGTTCTGCAAG ATAATAGCTTTGACCTGAATAATGGTAGTGATGCAGAacaggaagaaatggagactcAGGCTTCAGACTTCCCACCTCTGACCCAGCCAGCCCCTGACCAGTCATCCACTATTCAGCTACATCCAGCAACCTCGCCAGCAGTCTCACCAACAGCCTCCTCAGCAATTTCCCTGGCAGTGTCTCCAGCAGCCTCTCCAGAAATTTCCCCAGCCATCTCCCCAGCAGCCTTCCCAGTGGTCTCTCCAGCTTCCTCAGCAGCACTCCCACCAGTCTCCTCAGAAGTCTCCTTGACAGCCTCCCCAGTGACCTCCCCCAAAGCCTCTCCTGCCGCTTCCCCGGCAGCTGTCTTCCCGACAGTCTCCCCAGCAGACAAGGATATCAGCAGCGTCCCTGAAACAACTGCTGACCTGGAAGACACCACTGTAGGAGTCCCTCCCTCTGGTAGCG GTGATGTCCTGAGGAGACGTATTGCTACCCCAGAAGAAGTTCGTCTTCCCCTCCAACATGG ATGGCGGAGAGAGGTGCGCATCAAGAAGGGCAGCCACCGGTGGCAGGGGGAGACCTGGTATTACGGCCCTTGTGGGAAGAGGATGAAACAGTTCCCGGAAGTGATCAAG TACCTGAGCCGCAACGTGGTACACAACGTCCGTCGGGagcacttcagcttcagtcccCGTATGCCTGTTGGTGATTTCTTTGAAGAGAGAGACACACCAGAG GGCTTGCAGTGGGTACAGCTCTCAGCAGAGGAGATCCCATCCAGGATTCAGGCAATTACTGGGAAACGGGGCCGACCTCGAAACACTGAGAAGGCCAagaccaaggaagtccccaaggTGAAACGGGGCCGAGGTCGGCCACCCAAGGTCAAAATCACTGAGCTGTTGAATAAGACAGACACCCGCCTCCTAAAGAAACTGGAGGCCCAAG AAACACTGAATGAGGAGGATAAAGCAAAGATGTGTAAAATCAAGAAGAAGATAAAGCAGAAGGTGCAGCGGGGAGAGTGTCAGACTACTAACCAAGGGCAG GCCAAAAACAAGAGGAAACAAGAGACCAAGAGCTTAAAGCAGAAGGAAACCAAGAAGAAATCCAAG GCTGAGAAGGAGAAGGTaaaaacaaagcaggaaaaactgaaggaaaaagtcaagagggagaagaaggagaaggtaaaaatgaaggaaaaggaggaggtgGCCAAGACCAAGCCAACGGGTAAAGCAGATAAAGTGCTGGCCACACAGAGGCGCTTGGAGGAGCGGCAGAGGCAGCAGATGATCTTGGAGGAGATGAAGAAGCCCACAGAGGACATGTGTCTGACTGACCACCAG CCGCTGCCTGACTTCTCACGCATCCCTGGTCTGATCCTGCCTAGTGGGGCCTTCTCAGACTGCTTGACCATTGTGGAGTTCCTGCACAGCTTCGGCAAGGTGCTGGGCTTTGACCCTGCCAAAGATGTCCCTAGTCTGGGGGTCCTGCAGGAGGGGCTCCTGTGTCAAGGCGACAGCTTGGGCGAGGTGCAGGATCTCCTGGTGCGACTCCTGAAAGcggctctctgtgaccctggcCTGCCCTCCTATTGTCAG TCCTTAAAGATCTTGGGGGAGAAGGTGTCCGAGATCCCACTAACAAGAGACAATGTGTCTGAGATCCTGCGCTGCTTCCTCATGGCATATGGAGTGGAGCCAGCCCTCTGTGACAGCCTGCGCACCCAGCCTTTTCAAGCCCAGCCACCCCAACAGAAGGCTGCTGTTCTGGCCTTCCTTGTGCATGAGCTCAATGGCTCCACCCTCATCATCAA TGAGATTGACAAGACTCTAGAGAGTATGTCCAGCTACAGGAAAAACAAGTGGATTGTTGAAGGCCGGCTGCGGAG ATTGAAAACTGTTCTGGCCAAGCGAACGGGGCGACCTGAGGTAGAGCTGCAGGGGCCAGAGGAAGGCCTGGGGCGGAGGCGCAGTTCTCGGATCATGGAGGAGACCAGTGGcatggaagaggaggaagaggaggagactgCAGCTGCTGTCCATGGCCGTAGGGGTCGAAGGGATGGAGAG GTTGATATCACAGCATCTAGCATCCCAGAGCTAGAGCGCCAGATAGAAAAACTGAGCAAG CGTCAGCTCTTCTTTCGAAAAAAGCTGCTTCACTCATCCCAGATGCTTCGAGCAGTCTCCTTGGGTCAGGACCGCTACAGACGCCGCTACTGGGTGTTGCCCTACTTGACTGGTATCTTTGTGGAAGGAACAGAGGGAAGCTTAG TTCCTGAGGATGTGATAAAACAGGAAACTGACTCCTTAaaagtggcaacccattcaacAACCAGCCCAGCCTCCTTCTCTCTGAAGAGGGAGTTAGCTGGCTCCAGCACCTCTGCCAGTTCTCCTGCCCGGGCCCGAGGCCGACCTCGGAAAACTAAGCCTGGCTCTATGCAACCTAGGCACTTGAAATCTCATTCCAAGGGTCAAGGTTCAGAAGAGCCTCAGACCCAGCTTCAGCCGGAGACTCAGTCCCATCCTCAGCTTCAGGCTCATGCCCAGCCCCAGCTTCAGTCCCATCCTCACGCTCATAATGGGTTCCTGGAGCCAGAAGGCTCCCCATTGTCTCTGGGTCAGAGCCAGCATGACCTCAGCCAGTCAGCCTTCCTGTCTTGGCTGAGCCAGACTCAGAACCATGGCTCCCTGCTGAGCAGCTCAGTCCTCACGCCTGATAGCAGTCCCGGAAAACTGGACCCAGCCCCATCACATGCCCCGGAGGAGCCAGAACCTGACGAGACAGAAGCCAGCCCTGATTCTCAAGCTCCCTGGTTTAGTTTCTCAGCCCAGATGCCCTGCAATGCTGTCCCTACACCACCCCCTGCAGTTTCTGAGGACCAGCCCACTCTTTCCCCTCAGCTACCTGCTTCTTCCAAGCCA GTGAGTAGAGCCAGTGCTGCCAACTCCTATTCTCCAGGGCCGTTCTCTTCTACTCCTTTGCTGGGCATAGCTCATAAAAGGCGAGCAGGAGATCCTGGAGAAACACCACAGAGCCCCACAGGGCAGGGACAGCCAAAACGGAGAGGGAGACCTCCCAGTAAGTTCTTCAAACAGATGGAGCAGCGTTACCTGACCCAGCTGACAGCCCAGCCTGTCCCCCCTG AGATGCGCTCTGGCTGGTGGTGGATCCGAGATCCTGAGACATTGGATGCCACGCTCAAGGCCCTGCACCCCCGAGGCATCCGAGAGAAAGCACTTCACAAACACCTAAACAAGCACAGGGACTTCTTACAGGAAGTCTGCCTACGGCCCTCAACAG ACCCCATCTTTGAGCCCAGTCAGCTACCTGCCTTTGAAGAAGGGATCGTGAGCTGGACCCCCAAAGAGAAGACATATGAGACAGACCTGGCTGTCCTTCAGTGGGTGGAGGAGCTGGAACAGCGGGTGATCCTGTCTGATCTGCAGATTCGG GGCTGGACATGTCCCAGCCCAGACTCTACTCGTGAAGACTTGGCCTACTGTGAGCACTTAGCTGATTCCCAGGAGGATATCACCTGGCGGGGTCGAGGCAAGGAAGGTCTGGCACCCCAGCGTAAAACCACCAACCCCCTGGACCTGGCAGTGATGCGACTTGCTGCCCTGGAGCAGAATGTGGAGCGGCGGTACCTGCGGGAGCCCCTGTGGCCAGCTCATGAGGTTGTGCTGGAGAAGGCCCTGCTCAGCACGCCCAGTAGTGCCCCACAGTGTACGCCTGCAGAGAT ATCATACGAGATCACTCCTCGAGTTCGGGCCTGGCGCCAAACGCTAGAGCGATGCCGGAGCGCAGCCCAAGTCTGCTTGTGCCTGGGCCAGCTGGAGAGGTCCATTGCCTGGGAGAAGTCTGTCAACAAAGTG ACCTGTCTAGTCTGCCGGAAGGGTGACAACGATGAGTTTCTTCTACTTTGTGATGGGTGTGACCGTGGCTGCCATATTTACTGCCTTCGGCCCAAGATGGAGGCTGTCCCGGAAGGAGACTGGTTCTGTGCTGTCTGTCTGGCCCAG GTAGAAGGAGAATTGACTCAGAAATCTGGTTTCCCAAAACGAGGCCAGAAGCGGAAAAGCAGTTATGTGCTGACCTTCCCAGAGGGTGACAACCGCCGCCGCCGGCTGCTACCAAGGGGCCGAGAGAGCCCAGCAGTGCCCCGGTACTCAGAGGAAGGGCTGTCCCTCTCGAAGCGGCGGCGCGTCTCCATGCGGAACCATCACAGTGATCTCACGTTCTGCGA GATTATCTTAATGGAGATGGAGTCCCATGATGCAGCTTGGCCTTTCCTGGAGCCTGTGAACCCACGATTGGTGAGTGGGTACCGGCGGATCATCAAAAACCCTATGGATTTTTCCACCATGAGGGAGCGACTGCTCCGGGGAGG GTACACCAGCTCAGAGGAGTTTGCGGCTGATGCACTCCTGGTCTTTGACAATTGCCAGACTTTCAATGAAGATGATTCTGAAGTGGGCAAGGCTGGACACATCATGCGCCGCTTCTTTGAGAGCCGCTGGGAGGAGTTTTATCAGGGAAAACAGGCCAATCTGTGA